The DNA sequence CATGAAAacatgcattttttctttggtACCATATCTCACTCGCCATTAAAGCAAGGCGACATGtgttttttagtatattatatacaggactaaatttctttaatcattagttataggattaaatgtataaaaaaaaatctaaatacaTGTATTTATTCAAAAGGTAAATGGTGAATAATGTAATACATCTATAGTTACAGGACAAGAGtaaaattttgtcttttgtaAAACATTTTTAGATATTCTCTCCGGAAACGTAGAAAAATAacgatattaaaaaatgaatagataGAAGCTTCTATAGAAAGTTGGGCCGCTTCTGAGCATCTATCTACCACATCACACTAAAATATCTAATTGGTCAGTGAACATAGTCGAATAGTATAATAAACGCACCAATATTTACTACCTGAACACTGACATGCTCCATCTTATGAAAAATACGAATAGTTGGAAGTTCTAAAATAAAGGCTTTAAGGAGACAAACGCAGACCACACACATGCTAGCTAGCGAAACACAAAGGGTAATGCATCTGTAGTTGAAGTTGAAGCCCTACCCAGAGATTTTATGTACTCAatgaaaaattgtgaaataacCGGAAACTATCTTTTAAGAATTCAAAAGGCTATACTCCCAATCATATCATTAGTAACATTCAAAATCTATTTGAAATGCACTACCAAATTGGGCTTATTGAATTCCTTTGTATTTAAAGTATTAAACTATACATATACCATTCTTGAATTCAGatttatgttttcttctttaattttttctatgcGTTTAATTACCCaccaattgaaaaaaaaaaaaaaaaactgaagaTGGAGGTTGCATATATAGTGGTGGAGAGCAGGTAGGAGTGGTATTTGGGATTCTCCAACCAAacccaataataataacaacaaaaacaaacatccaCGCACGCACCCTTCTTCGCCTCTCCTCTCCATCTGTCCATACTAACTACCACAACGAccctttcaattttctaagaaaattaggacaaaaaatcaaaaaagaatCACCCCACCAAACAAAAACATGTATCCCCTTCCCCTCCTCCACCTCCACTTTCCGGTTTGCATGTTTTCCGCACCGCGTTTCCCAAATTTCCTATCATTCCATTTCcatcctctttctctcttcccccctctctctttcttgtcAAGTTTTTTCTGAGAATTTCACCAACCAAATCATACACATTCTCACAGCTGCTGCAATGGATTCTGATCAGAAAGATAAGGCGCCCCTTCCTGAAACTCTCATGGATATTGCTGATCAGAAAGACAAGGCGCCCCTTCCTGAAACTCCCCTGGATGCTGCAGACAACCACAAACCCGGCCTTCCTGAGAATGAAAATCCCCCCCCtgaaaatatcaagaaagacACCCACGACAACAGCAACCACCCTGAAAATTCCGAGGCTCATGATCAACATGATCTCCAGCAAAACCATGGAGTTGATGATGCCGCCTCATCCCCGAAACCAGGACCTGAGGATCCTGATCCCAACATTGAAAACGCCGAGTATTCGGAGGTCAAATGGGAACATGAAGAACCAGCCCAACTAAACAACAAAGAAGAATCCATCCCTTTGCCTCCTGATCTCAACAAACTTTCTCAAGACATTGATCAATTTCTTTCCTCTTTGTCTAACCTCTCAGAAGGCGGTCAGTCCACCCCGCCTGATTTGCCCATTTTCGTCGAGCAATTCATGGTTCTGGTTGAAGCTAAGATCGAAGAATACGATTCGGGGGATATCCCTGTGAAATGGGATCGACTGACTGTGGAAGAGTCAGCTTCATATCTTGAAGCCGTGAATCGAGTTTCTTCCGTCTCAAAAGCGCTTTCAAAATTCTCCTCGGAACACAAGTACGCTTCTTCCATCAACGACTTTGGAAGGATTCTCCAGCGGGCAATGTCGTATGTGGAGGAGGAATTCAAGCTACTCCTTGAAGATCATAAGATCCATGATTCATCAGATCATCCGAGTAATAAAACTAATGATTCAAAGCATAAGCAGTCTCCTAATCAAGAATCAGATGAAAACCCGCACCATGAATCCTCACCTCCGGAAGAAACCAATATTTCAGGATACTCAGAAGAGATTCTATCAGACTTGATCAGGTTATCAAAGGCAATGATCACCGGAGGCTATGAAGCCGAGTGTTGCCAGGTGTACTATGTGGTAAGAAGAAATGCACTGGAAGAGAACCTTAACAAGCTTGGATTCGAGAAACACAGTATCGATGATGTGCATAAGATGTCCTGGGAATCAATGGAGAGGGAGACTGAGTCCTGGATCAAAACATTCAAGCAAATAGCCAACTTGCACTTTTCCAGCGAACGCAAGCTCTCTGAAGCTGTGTTCTCAGATTATCCTTCAATATCTCACAACTTGTTGGGCAGCTTGTCTCATGGTGTAACCCTTCAATTCCTCAACTTTGCCGAGGGCGTTGCTTTGACAAAGCGGGCTGGGGAGAAGCTGTTCAagtttcttgatatatatgaGATTCTGAGGGATACGCTCCCAGTGATTGATAACTTGTTCCCAGAAGAGTGGGCGGCGGAGCTTAAAACTGAGGCTTCAAGTATAAGAAGCCACCTTGGGGAGGCCATGATTTCGATTTTCAACGAGCTGGAAAACTCAATCAAGGCTGATTCAGGAAAGACTCCATACTAAATACATCATGAATTACCTGGAATACGCGTGCGAGTACAAAGGAACCCTGGAGCAAGTGTTCAGGGAGCATCAGAAGATCGAAAGAGCAGATTCAAACCCCGGATCAGAATACGATTACAACTCACAAACTCAGAATCCCAGCAACGAGAAAGTAGTAGCAAGGCAACCTCCATTTCAAGCG is a window from the Sesamum indicum cultivar Zhongzhi No. 13 linkage group LG15, S_indicum_v1.0, whole genome shotgun sequence genome containing:
- the LOC105177457 gene encoding LOW QUALITY PROTEIN: exocyst complex component EXO70B1-like (The sequence of the model RefSeq protein was modified relative to this genomic sequence to represent the inferred CDS: inserted 2 bases in 1 codon), yielding MDSDQKDKAPLPETLMDIADQKDKAPLPETPLDAADNHKPGLPENENPPPENIKKDTHDNSNHPENSEAHDQHDLQQNHGVDDAASSPKPGPEDPDPNIENAEYSEVKWEHEEPAQLNNKEESIPLPPDLNKLSQDIDQFLSSLSNLSEGGQSTPPDLPIFVEQFMVLVEAKIEEYDSGDIPVKWDRLTVEESASYLEAVNRVSSVSKALSKFSSEHKYASSINDFGRILQRAMSYVEEEFKLLLEDHKIHDSSDHPSNKTNDSKHKQSPNQESDENPHHESSPPEETNISGYSEEILSDLIRLSKAMITGGYEAECCQVYYVVRRNALEENLNKLGFEKHSIDDVHKMSWESMERETESWIKTFKQIANLHFSSERKLSEAVFSDYPSISHNLLGSLSHGVTLQFLNFAEGVALTKRAGEKLFKFLDIYEILRDTLPVIDNLFPEEWAAELKTEASSIRSHLGEAMISIFNELENSIKADSGKTPXTKYIMNYLEYACEYKGTLEQVFREHQKIERADSNPGSEYDYNSQTQNPSNEKVVARQPPFQAQIIKIMELLDANVEGKSKLYKDPSLSSIFMMNNGRYILKKIKGSADLNSLMGETWYRKKSSDLRQYHKGYQRETWGKLLNCLHPEGLTVNGKVVKPVLKERFKSFNAMFDEIHRTQSNWVVGDEQLQSELRVSISNMVIPAYRSFLGRYSQTFTPGRQTEKYVKFQAEDIETYIDDLFDGKKV